CACACGCTGGGGTACAGTCCGTGCTTGTTCTCCGCAACGTGCAGCGTAATCGGCAGCCTCCTTACATCCACGACGCTGCTGCTGTCGGTAGGCTGACCCGAGTGGGCAGCCATCCAGAGCTTGTCCGCTGACCAGCGACCACCTCCGCAGTAGCGCCACCTCAGCGCAAAGTTCTCCGAATCGCCGTGGTGCGCGGAGTATCCGAGCAGATCCCCACAGTCGGTGTGAAAAAGAAAGACACCGAGCGCGGTGGCCACACCGGCGTCGGGGCTAAAGGCAATACGGGCCGCGATCCCCGAATGGTCGGGGCAGCCTTCAGCCGGATCGAATTTGAGCACGGGAGTGCTCGCTCGCAGCAAACATGCCTCCACCGCATCGGCGAGACCGTCCCCATCGGCGTCCCGTGAGAACGATGGACCGAGCCCGGGGGGTTCGATCCCTGGCCGACCGCACTGAACTTGTGCGTGGAGCTTCGAGGACACGCAGCCTGGCCGCGCCGGAAGCTGGGCCTGCACTGCCCTCACCAACGTCAAGTATAAGACGGCTGACAACGCAACCGCTGCTCTTCCACGCGCTCGCTGCGCCAACATCAGAACTTACTATCCACGGCCAAGCCACACGGTTCCTTTAGCCCGCATCGGTCACCGGCCTCGCAAGCGCCTTTCCGACAGGCGACTCGGGGAACAAGACTCCGCGGCAACCGGTAGGCTTGCTCCGGCTCGAGGTGGCCATGATGCGCCCCCACGCTCGCGTAGGGGCAGACCCGACAGCGCGAGGAACGCCGAGGGTTGCACACGCTGGATAGTGAAAGCCACGTACTACAGTATCATGCCAGCCTGGTATCATGCTAGCGACGTGGCAAGGGACGGGCACGGACCGCGCAGTCCCGCGTAAGCGGTGACTCACACTCGCAAACCCGCCACACTTGCCGCTACGTCGCGTGGCGCGACAGCCGATCCTGGTCGGTCAAGGGCCGCCAGTGGCCACACGGCCCGTGGCCGTACCCGAGCGCGTGCCCGCCCTGCCACGAGACGAGGTGCCCGTGGTCCCCGCGATGCGGCTATCGGGGCCCCTGCCAGTGCCTCTGCCTCCGACAGAGACGGCGGCTTAGGATCTCAAACCGCGCCGCTTCTGGGGCTGGTAAGGTAAGCAGGTCCGTGCGATCGGCCGGCAGGACATGCCGGGGCATGTCGAGTCGGCGCTGAACTGCCTCGTAGTCAGCCCTGGGGCCTGCGATAGAGACCGTGTTGCTCGATGTAGGCCGCGACCGAGTGCGACAGCAGGCCGCTCGTGGGTTGGCGCTTGCCAAGGCGGGCGCGGATGTCGCTCGAGCTTATGGCCGGCAGGGTGACGGTCGAGCACGAGCTCGATCCCCTCGATGCTCTCGATCCCTGCAACCCGCGATCCATGCCAGCCGCCGCACGACCCACCGAGATGGTTGTGACCAGCGCCTCGAGCTCGCTGTAGCGATACCAAGTCGGAAGCTCGCTCTCCAAGTCGGAGCCGACCACGAGGGCGAACGACGCTTCGGGGTAGCGGAGCTGAAGCTCGGTCACGGTCAGCAAGGTGCGACTGACGCCCCCGAGCTCTTGTTCGATGCTGCTCACGTGCACGCGGCGAAGGTCCTGCATGGCGAGCTCGCACATGCGCAGGCGATGCTCGAAGGGGACGAGGGGCTTGGCATCCGCATGCTTGTGGGCGGGGATGACGAGCAGCTGCTCTAGGGGGTGCGCACCGAGAGCGTAGGCCGCCAGCAGCGTATGGCCCAGGTGGGGCGGATCGAAGCTGCCTCCCAGCAGGCCTACGAGTGCTTTCGACCGGGCCAAACCATCAATCCGCTTCGGAACGACGCTGCGCCTGCTCTCGCACCTGCAGATAGGGCGGTGACACGGCAAAAGCGAGCAGATCCGCCGCCTCGGGCACGGCCCTGACAGCCCTCACGCATTCGCTTGCCCTCGGGGAAAGTGAGCGGGAATGGAGCCTCAACAGCGCCGCCAAGCCAGCCCGGCAGTCGCCTGTCATGGCAAGCGCGGAGCGATCCGCCAAGCGCCAAGCCGCGGCGCTCAGGCGCTCCGGGTCGAACCCGGCGTCGAGCAGTCGACCGAGATCGGCGGCGAGCGCTTCGCAGGTCTCGGCTGACATGCTGGTCTCGAGCGCCTTGTTCAAGGCTGCGCAGCCGGCACCGGATCGGAATCTCGGAACGAAGTGCTCGAGCAGATCCCGAAGCGCCTTCTCCAGCCGCAGCGAGTCTGTGTGTACCAGATAGGCCATGCCGCTCGCGGCAAGCTTGAGGGCACGCGCGATCAGGAAACGTTGTTCAGCGGCGCCGGCGCCTCCATGCAGCAGGCCTTGCCCGACCACGATGGCTGCATGTGCGGCCCCGAACGGCTGGCATGTGAGCCCGGGGGCTCGCGAAGAATAGACTGCAAAATCGCGCAACCCGTACCACTGCGCGACCTGTTTCACCATGGGCCCCAGTGGATGCTCGTCCGCAGTGACCGCGTAGGCACCGAGGTGCTCTGGATTCGTCGGCACAAGGCGCTCCAGCAGCGGCCCGGCGAGATCGAAAACGGAGCGCACCGCGGCGGGAAGCTCCCGTGGAGCCAGTAGCTCGTCCAGGCCCGCGACGACGTTTGGTCGCTCCGCTGCGCCGGCCGAGCCCCGCCTGTCGACCAGCTTGGCCAACGCCGCGTTGCTGACGCTGATCGCGGCCGCGGCCGCCGCCACGCAGCGCGCTGCCTCGGAACGCTGGCGGCGCGCGAGAATGCGGGTAAGCCCGTCCCACAGCACGACTTCCGTTGGTCTGGTCGCGAGTGCCTCCGTGTACAGGTGAACGGAGCGATCCAAGTGAACAGCCAGCGCTTCCTGCGATTCGTGCCGTTCGAAGTGCTCCGCCAAAGCACACACGATGCGGTAGTCGGTTGGCCAGTGGCGCTGGGCCTGCCGCAGGGCCTCTTCCGCTTCCCGTATTCTGCCGATCTCTTCGAGCGTGGTAGCGAGTGTGAGGTAGCGACCGCGGCGTGAGACCTCGTCCCCATCCAATTTGATCAACCGGCGCTGGGCGGCCACGGCCTTGTCGGCCACTCCGTAGCGACGATACAGGGACTCCAAGCGCTGGACCGAGTCGACATCGTCGGGAGCCAGTTGGATCGCTCGCGTGTACGCCATCTCGGCGCGCACGGGATCCGGGAGGTGATCGCTGTAGATCTCGCCCAGCTTCTTGAACGCCCTGAGCAGCTCGTCGCGGTCCTTGGTCAAACGCGCGAGCCGAATCAGTGCATCCGCGGCGGAAACCCAGTCGTGCTCCTCCAGCAGCAGGGCGCAGAGCGCTCGCCGCGCCGCCAGTCCATCCGGCTCCAGCGTTATCGCGTCACCGAGGGCGGCTTTGGCACGGCCGCTGTCCCCGGCTTTGCCCCATAGCTGGGCCAGCTCGGTGTGAAGCTGCGCAAGCAACATGGGCTCGCCCCCCTGGCGCAGCCGTCGCTCGTAGAGCTTTGCAAGCTCCCCGTAGTCTCGCTTGCGCTCGAGCAGCGCCTTGGCCCGATCGAAAACGTCGCGGTATAGAGGATCGTCGGCGCACACCTGCAGGAACGCCTGCAATGCGGCCTCGGAGTCCTGCCCCCTTTCCTGCCAGAGCACGCCGGCACGATACAGGAGCGTTCGAGCATGCTGCTTCGAGTCACATCCGGAAGCCGCCCGGCTGAAGGCCGCTGCGGCCTTTCCCGTTCGACCGGCGAGCAACCATAAACGAGCAAGCTCTTCGGCGGCCGCAGGGTGTTGCGGTGATCTCGCCAGCGCGCGCTCAACCAACGCAGCAGCCTCCTCCGCGGCTCCGTCCTGCAAAACCTCGGCGAGACGCAGCGCCTGCGAGGTGCGTTCTTCGGGTAGCGAGAAAACGTCGAGCCCGAGGCGAAGCGCGCGCGTCAACGCGGCTGTATCTCCCCTGCTGCGGGCCGCCCCCTCGAGCCGGTGAATTAGCCACAGATCGGTCAGGGCCGTGCGTGGAGCCTGCGACAGCAGCTCGTAGGCCTCTTGCAAGGACTCGGATTGTTCGTTCGGTGAGTGCCGCAGCTCCGATCCCAACCGCAGCTCCGATCCCAACCGCAGTGCCAAGCGCAGCTGCGCGGCAGCGTCCGGGGGGGCGTGCACCGCCGTCAACATGATCCGCTCGATCGCAAGCAGGCCGGCCTCCTCGCCCTGGCTCATGCGACGCCTCTCGAGTGCGCGAAGGACAGGAATCTGGTCCGGGGCTGCCTGCATCAACTGCTCCAAACGCGCCACCGCATCCGTATCCCCTCTCCGTTCGTGGGCCACGAAAGCGGCCATGCGCAGAAGCACCGCCTTCTTCGCGTCTGGGTCGGCGGCCGATGCATGCGCGGCGTGGAGTCGCTCGAGGACATTGGCGTGCTTGTCCGCCAGCAACTCGCTGCGGTCGAGCGCGAGCAAGGCGTGGACCCGCAACGCCTCGCCGCCTCGTTCGAACGCCTGGCGGTACAACTCTCCAGCCTGCTCGCGTTTCCCAGCATCTTCGTATGCCGCTGCTGCGCAGATGCGGCTGGCCTGAGCAACCTCGTCGCCTCCTTGCTCGGCCAGGGCCTCGAAATGGCTGGCCAGCTCGCTGTCCTCGAGCCGCGAGCAACCCGCAAGCACCTCGATCAAGACGGCATCCGAGGGACACAACGCCAGCGCCGCGCGAAGCAGCTCGGCGGCGGCCTCCGAACTGCTGGCTCGCGCAGCACGCACCAGCGGCAGCGCCTTGGTTCGCGCATCGGGAGCCCCTTGTGCCAATGCTCGCAGCACGTCTGGAAGCAACACCTGAGCGCGCGGGCCACGCGCAAGCGAATCCACAGCCCACGCTGCCGGCTCGTAGCCAGGGACGATCTCCAGCGCTCGCAAATACTGGCGCAACGGGCCGTCGCCGGACTCCCGCATGTGCCTCGCCGCCATGGTGACCGCGAAAGCAGCGTGCTCACCGGACGCTGCGCCCGCTTCCTCAAGCCACAGATCGGCAAGCTCCGACTCGACGTCGGTCATGCGCATCATATGGCGAAGCACGGTGGGTGAGCCGGGCGCCAGGTCATGCGCCACTTTGAGGATGGCCAGCGCTTGCTCGTCGCGTTGTCCGCCGGCCACGAAATCGAGCAGCGCGAGCTGACTACCCAGACGATCCTCCACCCGTGCGCGCGTCGCATTCCTGCGCAGCGCGGTGTGCACCAGGTCCGTATCGCCCGCTTCGGCCGCCAGGTCGACGGACAGCACCTGAGCCACAGGCGGCCCGCCCTCCACCATGGCCTTGGCCAGCATCTGGCGCTCCTTGGCTATCCCTCCTGGCTGCAAGGCAAGCCTGGCGGCACTCGCAAGAGGACCGTCGGAGCCGGAGCCCGGAAGCTGGGCAAGCGCTTCGGCCAAACCGCGTGCGTCTCCCGAAGCGCTCGCCAACGTGCGCTGCACTACCAGGATGCTCGAAAGCTGTGGGTCGGCATCGGCCGCCAGTTCGAGCGACTCCCTTGCCTGACGCCAACGCTCGGCGCGCACATGAAGCGCTGCCTGCTGGGTGAACGCAAGCGCTCGTTCCGTGGTCTCGGCAGCCTCGGACCACCGAAGCAGCGCCGCAAGTTGGCCCCGTTCGTCCCCGGCTCGGCGTGCTAGACGCGCGCAAAGGCGGGACGCGAGCCGGCCCTGAAAGCCACGCATGCGTTCAAGCGCGGCTTTCGGGTCGTTCGCGCTCTCCCAGCGAGCGGCGAGACGCTGAAGCGCCTCCTCGAGCAGCTTCGACTCGACCGACCTCGCCGCTTGCGCGAGGGCATCGCGCGCCTGGCCCGTGCGCCCCGCCGCTCGCGCAGAGCTCGCAGCATGCAAGAGCGCCTCGAATGCTTGGTCGTCCGCCTTGGCAGCGCTCCCGAAAAGCTCGCAGGCTTTCGATCGTCGGTTCGCTCGCTCCTGGAGGCGACCGGCCTCTACGAAAAAGGCGAAGGCAGTGCTCTTGTCGCTGCACGCACGCGCAGCAATCTCGAGGGCATCCGCGGCCGCCAGGGGTCGATCTTGAGCCAGGCTGATCTCGGTGAGCAGGAGACAGGCTGCAGCGCAATTCGGGTCGAGCTCGACCGCGGCCGCAGCAGCCTGCTCGGCCTCGCTAAGAGCGCGCGATATGTGAATGTGGACCTCCGCCAGCAGCGTCAGCGTGTGGGCGCGCTCGGCAGCGGGCAGCGGAAGCTCGACCTCCTGGCTGAGCAGCTCCAGCACCCGGGTCCACTCGCCTGCAGCAACTGCGTCTCGCCGGGAAGCACGAAGGGCTACCAGATTGCTTCGGTCCACATCGAGCGCGGACCCCAGCAGCTCCCCAGCCACCTCGTTGTCGCCGCTTTGACGCCCGAGCTCCGCCCCGGCCACGAGCAAATGCGCTCTGGCCTTGCCGGTGCAGCGCTCCGCCAGGTGCTGCAGCAGATCCACGCGCGCGCGCTCGCTGGCCCGATCGTTGCCAACCAGCTTGAGCTGCTCGTCCGGCATGTCCGGTCGCAAGACCGCCCGCAGCGCGGCTTCGGCTCCGGTGTCCACTCGAGCCGCCGTATCGACCCCAACCGCCGTATCGACCCCAACCGCCGTATCGACCCCAACCGCCGTATCGACCCTAACCGCCGCATCGACTCGAACCGCTGAGTCCACTCCAACGGCTGGGTCCACGCCAACCGCCGTGTCCACGCCAACCGCCGTGTCCACTCCAGCGGTCCCGGCGCCGCCATCTAGCCCCGCCACGGACGTCGGCGCAGGGGAGCCAGGTGGACCGGGCTCGGCGGGCGTTAGATGCGCGATGATTGCCTCACCCAGCTCGAGCTCGGACAGAGCTTCATCTGCCGTGGACGAGCGTGCTGCGCCGCTGTGCTCCGCTTGCAGCTCGCTGTGCCAGCTCTCGCTTTCGAGTGCCTCGAGCTCCGCGAGCAGTTCCGGATCGTCGAGGGGTGCGATCTTCAGCTCGGGCTCGTCGACGTCCCGGCCCTCGCCGGTCGCGGCCTGCTCCCCCGTGACGGCTTTCGGCGTGGGGCGAAGACGCTCCAGCAGCGAGTCCAGATTTGCATCCACGAGCCCTTGCGCGAGCGACTCGTCTTCGATCAATGGTGGTGTGCTCGACTCCGACCCTCCTGGTTCGAGTGATTCGAGCAACCCGCTGTCGCCCTCGAGCGCAGGCTCGAGCTCAGGCTGGGCAGGCTCTGTCGTCGGCTGCGAGCTGCGCAGCGCAGCTTCCTTGCCTGCCAGCAGCGCCTCGAGCACATCGCGGTCGAGACTCGGAGCAGGCAGCGTCGGACGCTCGGCACGCTCTCCGGTCTGCGGCATCAGACCGGGCGGCGGCGGCATGGTGAGGTCGCCGCTGTCATCGGGCGTTGGCTCGCGCTGTGGAGGCTTCGCGTTCCTGGGAGCACGCGCAGTGTCGCGTTGCTCTCGCTGCTCCTGCTCGTGCCCGTGCTGCTCGAGGTCACCCGCAGGCGGCCGATGCGTGGCGCGCGCGTCGTCTGGTTCTCCGCTCATTTGGCCAGCTCGAGATGGCGCCTGAGCGCATGCATTTCCGTCGAAAGCCAAAACAGCGTCACGTCTCGGGCCTGGTCGGAACTCTCCACATCGGCGCGCTCGAAATCCTCCAGGATGGACGCGAGCGCGAGCGAGAGATCGCCGCATGCCAGCAGCCCCGCCCGCACCGAGCTCTTGTGCAGGCCCAGGCAATAGCCCTCTACATCGGCGTCGTGAAGCCCCGCGGCTGCGGCCGCTGAAGCCAGCTCCCGCGCGAGGTCGCGCGGCATTGCACGCCGAAGCAAGGACTTCAGGCCGAGTAGATCCGGTCGCCCGGGACGGCTGGGCAGCCGCGCGCCGGCGGCTGCGCAGGCGGCCAAGATCACTGTTGCCGCCTGCTCAGGCGAACGCTGCACCAGCGGCAGCACGTGGTCGTGCAGCGCAAAGGCGAGCTTTCCTGCCGTGAACAACTCGGCCGTGGTCAGCGGTGTGTCCAGCTCGGAACCGAGCAACCAGACCGGTCGCTGCCGCGGGCGCTGAAGCGCCGCCAGAAGCCGCGGCTGATCGCCGCCAACGTACCAGTGCGCGTTGTGAGCTCCGAAAACACGTGCGTAGGGAAGGAGCGCGTCGCGCAGGCGATGACTGGCCTCGGGGTCGAGCTCGTCCGAGTCATCGACCCCGAAGGTTCTTAGACTGGGGCGCTCGGCCACGAGAAGCGCTGCACAGGCCAGCCTTCCTACCTTGGCCAGCTCGGTAGGCGCGGGCACACGCAGCTTTTCGAACGCACTGCTGCGAAGGACCCCACGTGGCGCGCGGGGCGTGATCTGAAACAAGGCCTGGTAACGCTCGCTCTCCTGATTGGACGCCGCTCCCAAGGCGTTCAGGGCAGCCAGGACACGCAGTTCCAGGTCTTTGGATTCTTCCCAGACAGCGGCCAGGCGCAGCTTCCTCAACACCGCTGGGTCGGTCGGCCGCCGGTGAAGCTCGACACGTACACCTCGTTCGAATGCCGACAACAGCCGGGCCACATCGACCGGATTGTCGGTGAGCTCGCGCAACCCCGCACACGCCTCGGCATCAGCAGGGAATGCGTCCAATGCACGCCGGTAGCGCTGTGCCGCGCGTGTGGCATCGCCCGCCTTGAGAAAGACGGCAGCGGCACGGCGCTCGATCCCTGCTCGTTCCTCGCCCTTGCGTCCTTCGGCCACGCGGCACAATACGTGTGCCGCGGAATCCGAGTTCTCGGCGCGCATCGCCAGATCCGCCATGCGCTCGTGCAGCGAGGCATCGCCGGGCTCCGCCCTGACGAGAACCAGAAACTCCTGCAATGCAGCGTCCGGATCGTTCAGCTTCTTGTCGAGAAACTCCGCAGCGCCCAACAGCGCCAGCTTGCGCTGCCGGGGCGGCACCTTGGCTGCAGCCAATGCACGCAGCGCATCCACGGCCTCGGGCCACTGCTCGAGCGATGTGTGCACCTCCGCCAGCAAGCTCAACCCTGCGGCGTGGTTGCCATCGAGCATGAGGAGATTCTCGAGTGCTTCGAGCGAGCGTCTTCGCTCACCGAGCGCGCGCAGCAACTGGGCCTGCCTGAAGAACAGGCCGCTGAGCTCACCCGGATCCTCGATAGCGGCAATGCGATCCTCGAGCAGCATACGCAGCCCAGAGGTGTCGGCGCGCTCGGCAACGACCGCGTAGAGCCGGTGGTAGGCGATGCGGCGCGATGGCTCGACCTGCAGCGCCTCGCGCAAGCGGCGCTCACCCTCCGGCAGATTCTTGAGCTCGTCGATGAGCACGATGGCCGCTTCCTCCAGCAACATCGCGCGGAACTCACCTTCGCAGCGGGCC
This sequence is a window from Pseudomonadota bacterium. Protein-coding genes within it:
- the nadD gene encoding nicotinate (nicotinamide) nucleotide adenylyltransferase; its protein translation is MARSKALVGLLGGSFDPPHLGHTLLAAYALGAHPLEQLLVIPAHKHADAKPLVPFEHRLRMCELAMQDLRRVHVSSIEQELGGVSRTLLTVTELQLRYPEASFALVVGSDLESELPTWYRYSELEALVTTISVGRAAAGMDRGLQGSRASRGSSSCSTVTLPAISSSDIRARLGKRQPTSGLLSHSVAAYIEQHGLYRRPQG